The Ananas comosus cultivar F153 linkage group 7, ASM154086v1, whole genome shotgun sequence genome has a window encoding:
- the LOC109712592 gene encoding protochlorophyllide-dependent translocon component 52, chloroplastic-like isoform X1, which yields MESLFSLPSPCLFPTPSPSAPKTLNPTTLSSPLSLHHHHHHLRRHRSPTRTATAILRSHGLSSAPSTALSDASDPFDIGAGQGDDAKFDWYAQWYPVAPLCDLDKRAPHAKTVMGLDVVVWWDRAEGRWQVFDDRCPHRLAPLSEGRIDPRGRLQCVYHGWCFDGSGNCKYIPQAPSSGPQVHLNTKACAAVYPSVEQNKVLWFWPSTDPQYKDILEKKRPPYIEELDDPSYTCSMGIRELQYGYEVLVENLMDPAHVPYAHHGLMRVRRRVEPGRYVTLMNFYFLVLTKFCEVIAHVVVVNQVHAEADREGGGPVEITIEESNKSGFHAKQDAGYFRFIAPCLFYGAATVNQSATSRNVQENISAQPQQRFKRFLLIFMCIPVSPGRSRVIFTFPRNFAVWIDRFFPRWIFHMGQNLILDSDLYLLHVEERKIAKAGFSNWFKACYVPTKSDAMVIAFRNWLRKYSNNQVNWGSMSSEQLPPTPPREQLMDRYWSHVVQCSSCRGGLKFLKALEFSLQVLSLALIGTVAAARHSLTSATARNSIVFAAVLCFAASRWLSHFIYKTFYFHDYNHAFK from the exons atggaatctctcttctccctccctTCTCCCTGCCTCTTCCCCACTCCCTCTCCTTCCGcgcccaaaaccctaaaccccaccaccctctcttctcccctctccctccaccaccaccaccaccacctccgtCGCCACCGCAGTCCCACACGAACCGCCACCGCCATCCTCCGCTCCCACGGCCTCTCCTCCGCCCCCTCCACCGCCCTCTCCGACGCCTCCGACCCCTTCGACATCGGCGCCGGCCAGGGCGACGATGCGAAGTTCGATTGGTACGCCCAATGGTACCCGGTGGCTCCCCTGTGCGACCTCGACAAgcgggcgccgcacgcgaagacgGTGATGGGGCTCGACGTGGTGGTGTGGTGGGACCGGGCCGAGGGGCGGTGGCAGGTGTTCGACGACCGCTGCCCCCACCGCCTCGCCCCGCTCTCCGAGGGCCGCATCGACCCCCGCGGCCGCCTCCAGTGCGTCTACCACGGCTGGTGCTTCGACGGCAGCGGCAACTGCAAGTACATTCCCCAGGCGCCGTCCAGCGGCCCCCAG GTTCATTTGAACACTAAGGCTTGTGCGGCTGTTTATCCTAGCGTTGAACAGAACAAAGTTTTGTGGTTCTGGCCTAGCACTGATCCTCAATACAAGGATATCTTAGAGAAGAAACGACCTCCGTACATCGAAGAGTTGGATGACCCATCATACACCTGTTCAATGGGAATAAGGGAACTTCAATATGG GTATGAAGTCCTGGTAGAAAACCTCATGGATCCGGCTCATGTTCCATATGCACATCATGGACTAATGAGAGTAAGGAGACGTGTGGAACCTGGCAGATATGTAACTCTTATGAACTTCTATTTTCTAGTCTTGACTAAGTTTTGTGAAGTAATTGCTCATGTAGTTGTAGTAAATCAAGTGCATG CTGAAGCTGATCGAGAAGGAGGTGGACCTGTAGAAATAACAATAGAGGAATCAAACAAAAGTGGTTTTCATGCAAAGCAGGATGCTGGTTATTTCAGATTTATAGCTCCGTGCCTCTTTTATGGTGCAGCAACTGTTAACCAATCTGCTACATCAAGGAATGTCCAAGAG AATATTTCAGCTCAACCCCAGCAGAGGTTCAAGAGGTTTCTTCTCATATTTATGTGCATCCCAGTCAGTCCTGGAAGAAGCCGAGTAATTTTCACATTCCCAAGGAATTTTGCAGTTTGGATTGACCGATTTTTTCCACGATGGATATTTCATATGGGACAAAACCTTATTTTGGATTCAGATCTTTATCTTCTCCATGTAGAG GAGCGCAAGATCGCGAAAGCTGGCTTTTCCAATTGGTTCAAAGCTTGTTACGTGCCAACAAAGTCAGATGCCATGGTTATAGCCTTCAGAAACTGGTTAAGAAAATATTCAAACAATCAGGTTAACTGGGGGAGCATGTCTAGCGAGCAGCTTCCACCAACTCCTCCGAGAGAGCAGCTGATGGACAG ATACTGGTCGCATGTTGTGCAATGCAGTAGCTGCCGTGGAGGATTGAAATTTCTAAAGGCCCTCGAGTTTTCTCTTCAAGTTCTCTCGTTAGCCCTAATTGGGACTGTTGCAGCTGCCAGACATAGTTTAACTTCAGCCACCGCAAGGAATTCTATCGTCTTTGCAGCAGTACTGTGTTTTGCGGCTTCACGGTGGCTCTCTCATTTCATCTACAAGACCTTCTATTTCCATGATTACAACCATGCTTTCAAATGA
- the LOC109712592 gene encoding protochlorophyllide-dependent translocon component 52, chloroplastic-like isoform X2 — MESLFSLPSPCLFPTPSPSAPKTLNPTTLSSPLSLHHHHHHLRRHRSPTRTATAILRSHGLSSAPSTALSDASDPFDIGAGQGDDAKFDWYAQWYPVAPLCDLDKRAPHAKTVMGLDVVVWWDRAEGRWQVFDDRCPHRLAPLSEGRIDPRGRLQCVYHGWCFDGSGNCKYIPQAPSSGPQVHLNTKACAAVYPSVEQNKVLWFWPSTDPQYKDILEKKRPPYIEELDDPSYTCSMGIRELQYGYEVLVENLMDPAHVPYAHHGLMRVRRRVEPGRAEADREGGGPVEITIEESNKSGFHAKQDAGYFRFIAPCLFYGAATVNQSATSRNVQENISAQPQQRFKRFLLIFMCIPVSPGRSRVIFTFPRNFAVWIDRFFPRWIFHMGQNLILDSDLYLLHVEERKIAKAGFSNWFKACYVPTKSDAMVIAFRNWLRKYSNNQVNWGSMSSEQLPPTPPREQLMDRYWSHVVQCSSCRGGLKFLKALEFSLQVLSLALIGTVAAARHSLTSATARNSIVFAAVLCFAASRWLSHFIYKTFYFHDYNHAFK, encoded by the exons atggaatctctcttctccctccctTCTCCCTGCCTCTTCCCCACTCCCTCTCCTTCCGcgcccaaaaccctaaaccccaccaccctctcttctcccctctccctccaccaccaccaccaccacctccgtCGCCACCGCAGTCCCACACGAACCGCCACCGCCATCCTCCGCTCCCACGGCCTCTCCTCCGCCCCCTCCACCGCCCTCTCCGACGCCTCCGACCCCTTCGACATCGGCGCCGGCCAGGGCGACGATGCGAAGTTCGATTGGTACGCCCAATGGTACCCGGTGGCTCCCCTGTGCGACCTCGACAAgcgggcgccgcacgcgaagacgGTGATGGGGCTCGACGTGGTGGTGTGGTGGGACCGGGCCGAGGGGCGGTGGCAGGTGTTCGACGACCGCTGCCCCCACCGCCTCGCCCCGCTCTCCGAGGGCCGCATCGACCCCCGCGGCCGCCTCCAGTGCGTCTACCACGGCTGGTGCTTCGACGGCAGCGGCAACTGCAAGTACATTCCCCAGGCGCCGTCCAGCGGCCCCCAG GTTCATTTGAACACTAAGGCTTGTGCGGCTGTTTATCCTAGCGTTGAACAGAACAAAGTTTTGTGGTTCTGGCCTAGCACTGATCCTCAATACAAGGATATCTTAGAGAAGAAACGACCTCCGTACATCGAAGAGTTGGATGACCCATCATACACCTGTTCAATGGGAATAAGGGAACTTCAATATGG GTATGAAGTCCTGGTAGAAAACCTCATGGATCCGGCTCATGTTCCATATGCACATCATGGACTAATGAGAGTAAGGAGACGTGTGGAACCTGGCAG AGCTGAAGCTGATCGAGAAGGAGGTGGACCTGTAGAAATAACAATAGAGGAATCAAACAAAAGTGGTTTTCATGCAAAGCAGGATGCTGGTTATTTCAGATTTATAGCTCCGTGCCTCTTTTATGGTGCAGCAACTGTTAACCAATCTGCTACATCAAGGAATGTCCAAGAG AATATTTCAGCTCAACCCCAGCAGAGGTTCAAGAGGTTTCTTCTCATATTTATGTGCATCCCAGTCAGTCCTGGAAGAAGCCGAGTAATTTTCACATTCCCAAGGAATTTTGCAGTTTGGATTGACCGATTTTTTCCACGATGGATATTTCATATGGGACAAAACCTTATTTTGGATTCAGATCTTTATCTTCTCCATGTAGAG GAGCGCAAGATCGCGAAAGCTGGCTTTTCCAATTGGTTCAAAGCTTGTTACGTGCCAACAAAGTCAGATGCCATGGTTATAGCCTTCAGAAACTGGTTAAGAAAATATTCAAACAATCAGGTTAACTGGGGGAGCATGTCTAGCGAGCAGCTTCCACCAACTCCTCCGAGAGAGCAGCTGATGGACAG ATACTGGTCGCATGTTGTGCAATGCAGTAGCTGCCGTGGAGGATTGAAATTTCTAAAGGCCCTCGAGTTTTCTCTTCAAGTTCTCTCGTTAGCCCTAATTGGGACTGTTGCAGCTGCCAGACATAGTTTAACTTCAGCCACCGCAAGGAATTCTATCGTCTTTGCAGCAGTACTGTGTTTTGCGGCTTCACGGTGGCTCTCTCATTTCATCTACAAGACCTTCTATTTCCATGATTACAACCATGCTTTCAAATGA